The bacterium genome has a window encoding:
- a CDS encoding glycosyltransferase family 2 protein: MTKVLVHIVVHESYPYLAAVLESLRNQIGDFAVAVQVTENGPSQQFDSSSIEQVCCEGNATLFRNDINLGFSAAHNQAVFRFLPADFDYLLVLNPDLALKEDCLGLLLDSLKNLESKVPVYASPLLLRASETLAPLEPEIIDSAGIVFSPTLRHFDRYAERKLQEVELCSGFIVGGSGACLLFPRAAIEALVLPVNEYQEQLYEVFPELKTGADERVGLFDEAFFAYREDAELALRAQSLGVRGYLNVEALGYHVRRVTPERRKALTADVNRHSVRNRFLLQVLHWSPLKNPESILPGFLFRNLLVLFGVFLRERSSLAALKQVCVLWKRAWARRRYLKSACLERPQSYV; this comes from the coding sequence ATGACGAAGGTTCTGGTCCATATTGTCGTTCATGAATCATATCCCTATCTTGCTGCCGTATTAGAATCTCTTCGGAATCAGATTGGAGATTTCGCCGTTGCTGTTCAAGTGACAGAAAATGGACCTTCTCAGCAATTCGATTCGTCTTCTATCGAGCAGGTCTGTTGTGAGGGCAACGCTACACTCTTTCGCAACGATATAAATCTTGGTTTTTCTGCAGCACATAATCAGGCAGTATTTCGTTTTTTGCCCGCAGACTTTGACTATTTGCTTGTCTTGAATCCAGATCTCGCTCTAAAAGAAGATTGTCTTGGATTATTACTTGATTCGTTAAAGAACTTGGAATCAAAAGTGCCGGTATATGCCTCCCCGTTGCTACTACGAGCGAGCGAGACGCTGGCTCCGTTAGAACCCGAAATAATTGATTCTGCTGGAATCGTCTTTTCCCCAACGCTCCGACACTTTGATCGATATGCCGAGCGAAAGCTTCAGGAGGTTGAGTTGTGTTCGGGATTCATCGTTGGGGGAAGTGGAGCCTGCCTGCTCTTTCCACGGGCGGCGATTGAAGCTTTGGTGCTACCTGTCAATGAATATCAAGAGCAGCTCTACGAGGTTTTTCCGGAATTAAAGACAGGAGCAGACGAGCGAGTAGGGCTGTTCGATGAGGCCTTCTTCGCCTATCGAGAGGATGCTGAGCTGGCGTTGCGCGCCCAGTCGCTGGGTGTTCGCGGATACCTCAATGTCGAGGCACTTGGATATCATGTGCGTAGGGTGACTCCTGAGCGACGTAAGGCGCTGACTGCGGATGTGAACAGGCATTCCGTTCGCAATCGATTCCTTCTTCAGGTGCTTCATTGGTCTCCTCTTAAGAATCCTGAAAGCATATTACCGGGATTTCTCTTCAGAAATCTTTTAGTTCTTTTCGGGGTGTTTCTTCGCGAGCGGAGTTCACTGGCTGCTTTAAAGCA
- a CDS encoding phosphoenolpyruvate carboxykinase (GTP) produces MQESASTLASSEVAANGQRHSAVHEWVESIRLLVNPENVVWITGDEKESSRINAELVEDGTFIPLNEEEYPNCFWSRSNPNDVARVEGRTFICSEQEDQCGPTNNWMEPGAMREKLNGLLKNSMSGKTMYVVPYLMGPEGSPYSKVGFEITDSLYVIANMRIMARIGDVALQHLKEGDTDFVRGVHAVADLDPEERYIAHFPDTCEIISVNTNYGGNALQGKKCFALRIASAQAKKEGWLAEHMLILGVTNPSGKKHYVCAAFPSACGKTNFAMLIPPKGYVDAGWKIETVGDDIAWLNFGDDGRLYAINPENGFFGVAPGTSEQTNPNAIKTLQSNSIFTNTALDLDRMTPWWEGLTEQPPQHVRDWLGNEWSPEVGSKAAHPNSRFTAPAAQCPSISEEFKSPAGVPIDAIIFGGRRATTLPLVFEAKSWQHGTFVGITMASEATAAAVGQVGALKHDPMAMRPFIGYHAGDYFQHWLDIGERGGSKLPKIFHVNWFRKAADGSFLWPGFGENIRVLEWILKRVDGLASGTETPLGIQPKPSEMNTTDLDISDADLEELFSFSRDEWEKEVDSQKEFLATIGAKLPKAIAEEHEMLRSRVRAWGVVE; encoded by the coding sequence ATGCAAGAATCAGCTTCAACTCTCGCTAGCTCAGAGGTTGCTGCGAATGGGCAAAGGCACAGTGCTGTTCATGAGTGGGTTGAGTCTATTCGTCTATTGGTCAATCCAGAGAATGTTGTCTGGATCACAGGTGATGAAAAAGAGTCAAGTCGCATTAACGCTGAGCTCGTTGAAGATGGCACCTTTATCCCGCTTAACGAAGAAGAGTATCCAAACTGTTTCTGGTCGCGCTCTAATCCGAATGATGTAGCCCGAGTGGAGGGTCGTACGTTTATATGTTCTGAACAAGAAGATCAGTGTGGGCCTACCAATAATTGGATGGAACCTGGGGCGATGCGCGAGAAGCTCAATGGCTTATTGAAGAATTCGATGTCGGGCAAAACCATGTACGTGGTTCCTTACCTCATGGGGCCTGAGGGATCGCCGTATTCAAAAGTCGGGTTCGAAATTACTGATTCGCTCTACGTTATTGCAAATATGCGGATCATGGCCCGGATTGGTGACGTAGCTCTTCAGCACTTAAAAGAAGGGGATACCGATTTCGTCAGGGGTGTTCATGCAGTAGCGGACCTGGATCCGGAAGAACGGTACATCGCGCACTTTCCCGATACCTGCGAGATTATCAGCGTAAATACAAACTATGGCGGGAATGCTCTGCAGGGCAAGAAGTGCTTTGCTCTTCGTATTGCTTCGGCGCAAGCAAAGAAGGAAGGGTGGCTAGCTGAACACATGCTTATTCTTGGCGTGACGAACCCGTCTGGCAAGAAACATTATGTCTGTGCTGCATTTCCATCGGCCTGTGGAAAGACAAATTTTGCAATGTTGATTCCTCCTAAGGGGTATGTTGATGCTGGCTGGAAGATTGAGACAGTGGGTGATGATATCGCTTGGTTGAACTTTGGCGATGACGGACGCCTGTATGCCATTAATCCCGAGAATGGGTTTTTTGGAGTAGCACCAGGTACATCAGAACAAACGAATCCGAATGCGATAAAGACTCTACAATCGAACTCTATCTTTACGAACACGGCACTTGATCTCGATCGAATGACGCCATGGTGGGAAGGGTTAACTGAGCAGCCACCACAGCATGTACGAGATTGGCTTGGGAATGAATGGAGTCCAGAAGTTGGCTCAAAAGCAGCTCATCCGAATTCTCGTTTTACTGCCCCTGCCGCCCAGTGTCCAAGTATATCTGAGGAATTTAAAAGCCCAGCCGGCGTTCCTATTGATGCCATCATTTTCGGTGGAAGGAGGGCAACGACCCTACCACTCGTATTTGAGGCAAAGAGCTGGCAGCACGGTACGTTCGTTGGCATTACTATGGCATCAGAAGCAACAGCGGCAGCCGTAGGTCAGGTTGGTGCGCTGAAGCATGATCCCATGGCGATGCGCCCTTTTATCGGATATCACGCTGGCGACTATTTTCAACACTGGCTGGATATCGGCGAGAGAGGAGGTTCAAAGCTCCCAAAGATTTTTCATGTGAACTGGTTTCGAAAAGCAGCTGATGGCTCGTTTCTCTGGCCTGGATTCGGAGAGAATATCAGAGTTCTTGAATGGATTTTAAAGAGAGTTGATGGTCTGGCTTCAGGGACTGAGACCCCCCTCGGCATCCAACCAAAGCCAAGTGAGATGAATACGACGGATCTTGATATTTCAGATGCAGACTTGGAGGAGCTGTTTTCGTTTTCCCGTGATGAATGGGAGAAGGAAGTAGATTCTCAGAAGGAGTTCTTGGCAACTATAGGAGCAAAACTTCCGAAGGCTATCGCTGAAGAGCATGAAATGTTGCGAAGTAGAGTTCGCGCTTGGGGAGTAGTTGAATAG